A window of the Dryobates pubescens isolate bDryPub1 chromosome 36, bDryPub1.pri, whole genome shotgun sequence genome harbors these coding sequences:
- the ATP6V0A1 gene encoding V-type proton ATPase 116 kDa subunit a 1 isoform X9, whose protein sequence is MGELFRSEEMTLAQLFLQSEAAYCCVSELGELGKVQFRDLNPDVNVFQRKFVNEVRRCEEMDRKLRFVEKEIKKANIPIMDTGENPEVPFPRDMIDLEANFEKIENELKEINTNQEALKRNFLELTELKFILRKTQQFFDEMADPDLLEESSSLLEPSEMGRGAPLRLGFVAGVISRERIPTFERMLWRVCRGNVFLRQADIESPLEDPVTGDYVHKSVFIIFFQGDQLKNRVKKICEGFRASLYPCPETPQERKEMASGVNTRIDDLQMVLNQTEDHRQRVLQAAAKSLRVWFIKVRKMKAIYHTLNLCNIDVTQKCLIAEVWCPVADLDSIQFALRRGTEHSGSTVPSILNRMQTSQTPPTYNKTNKFTSGFQNIVDAYGIGTYREINPAPYTIITFPFLFAVMFGDFGHGVLMTLIALWMVLRESRILSQKSDNEMFNMVFSGRYIILLMGLFSTYTGLIYNDCFSKALNMFGSSWSVRPMFTRGNWSDALLETTPLLQLNPAIPGVFGGPYPFGIDPIWNIASNKLAFLNSFKMKMSVILGIIHMLFGVTLSLLNHIYFRKPLNIYLGFIPEMIFMSSLFGYLVILIFYKWTAYDAHTSKDAPSLLIHFINMFLFSYSDRSIKMLYSGQKGLQCFLVVVALLCVPWMLVAKPLVLRRQYLWRKHLGTQNFGGIRVGNGPTEEDAEIIQHDQLSTHSEEGEERTEEEVFDFGDTVVYQAIHTIEYCLGCISNTASYLRLWALSLAHAQLSEVLWTMVIHIGLSVRSLGGGLGLFFIFAAFATLTVAILLVMEGLSAFLHALRLHWIEFQNKFYTGTGFKFLPFSFDTIREGRFDD, encoded by the exons ATGGGGGAGCTGTTCCGCAGCGAGGAGATGACCCTGGCCCAGCTGTTCCTGCAGTCCGAGGCTGCCTACTGCTGTGTCAGCGAGCTGGGCGAGCTGGGCAAGGTCCAGTTCCGCGAC CTGAACCCCGACGTGAACGTGTTCCAGCGCAAGTTCGTGAATGAAGTGCGGAGGTGCGAGGAGATGGACAGGAAGCTCC GGTTTGTGGAGAAGGAGATCAAGAAAGCAAATATTCCAATCATGGACACGGGAGAAAACCCCGAGGTGCCCTTCCCTCGTGACATGATTGacctggag GCAAACTTTGAGAAAATTGAAAATGAGCTTAAGGAAATCAACACAAACCAGGAAGccctgaagagaaacttcttggaGCTGACAGAGCTGAAGTTCATACTGCGTAAAACCCAGCAGTTCTTCGATGAG ATGGCGGATCCAGACCTGCTGGAGGAGTCCTCTTCGCTGCTGGAGCCGAGCGAGATGGGCAGGGGAGCGCCGCTGCGCCTGGG GTTCGTGGCCGGAGTCATCTCTCGGGAGCGGATCCCCACCTTCGAGCGCATGCTGTGGCGAGTCTGCCGCGGCAACGTCTTCCTGCGGCAGGCCGACATCGAGAGCCCCCTGGAGGACCCTGTCACG gGGGACTATGTGCACAAATCAGTGTTCATCATCTTCTTCCAAGGGGACCAGCTGAAGAACAGAGTCAAGAAGATCTGTGAAGG GTTCAGAGCCTCCCTCTACCCCTGCCCAGAAACACCACAGGAGCGGAAGGAGATGGCCTCTGGTGTCAACACCAGGATTGATGATCTTCAGATG GTGCTGAACCAGACGGAGGACCACCGGCAGcgagtgctgcaggcagccgcCAAGAGCCTGCGGGTGTGGTTCATCAAAGTGCGCAAGATGAAGGCCATTTACCACACCCTGAACCTCTGCAACATCGACGTCACCCAGAAGTGCCTCATTGCCGAGGTCTGGTGCCCCGTGGCTGACCTGGACTCCATCCAGTTTGCTCTCAGGAGAGGCACT gagcacagtggATCCACAGTGCCATCCATCCTGAACAGGATGCAGACCAGTCAGACCCCCCCCACatacaacaaaaccaacaagttCACCTCCGGCTTCCAGAACATCGTCGACGCTTATGGCATCGGCACCTACCGGGAGATCAACCCAG caccctaCACCATCAtcaccttccccttcctctttgcTGTCATGTTTGGGGACTTTGGCCACGGTGTGCTGATGACTCTGATTGCTCTCtggatggtgctgagggagagcCGCATCCTCTCGCAGAAGAGCGACAACGAG aTGTTCAACATGGTGTTCAGTGGGCGCTACATCATCCTGCTGATGGGGCTCTTCTCCACCTACACCGGCCTCATCTACAACGACTGCTTCTCCAAGGCCCTCAACATGTTCGGCTCCTCCTGGAGCGTGCGGCCCATGTTCACCCGGGGCAACTGGTC AGATGCCCTGCTGGAGAccactcctctgctgcagctgaaccCTGCCATCCCAGGGGTGTTTGGGGGACCCTACCCCTTTGGCATTGACCCG ATCTGGAACATTGCCAGCAACAAGCTGGCCTTCCTCAACTCCTTCAAGATGAAGATGTCTGTGATCCTTGGCATCATCCACATGCTCTTTGGAgtcaccctgagcctcctcaacCACAT CTACTTTAGGAAGCCACTGAACATCTACCTTGGATTTATCCCAGAGATGATTTTCATGTCCTCCCTCTTTGGCTACCTGGTTATCCTCATTTTCTACAAGTGGACAGCCTATGATGCTCACACCTCAAAGgatgcccccagcctgctgatcCACTTCATCAACATGTTCCTCTTCTCCTACAGTGACCGCAGCATCAAGATGCTGTACAGCGGgcag AAAGGGCTGCAGTGTTTCCTCGTGGTGGTGGCAttgctgtgtgtgccctggaTGCTGGTAGCCAAGCCCCTGGTCCTTCGCCGTCAGTACCTGTGGAGGAAGCACTTG GGCACCCAAAACTTTGGTGGGATCCGGGTGGGCAATGGCCCTAcggaggaggatgctgagatCATCCAACATGACCAGTTGTCCACCCATTccgaggagggggaagag CGtacagaggaggaggtg TTTGACTTTGGGGACACTGTGGTGTACCAGGCCATCCACACCATCGAGtactgcctgggctgcatctccAACACCGCGTCCTACCTGCGGCTCTGGGCGCTCAGCTTGGCGCACGCGC AGCTCTCGGAGGTGCTCTGGACCATGGTGATCCACATCGGCCTCAGCgtgaggagcctggggggaGGCCTTGGCCTCTTCTTCATCTTCGCTGCCTTCGCCACGCTGACCGTGGCCATCCTGCTGGTGATGGAAGGGCTCTCGGCCTTCCTGCACGCCCTGCGCCTGCACTG
- the ATP6V0A1 gene encoding V-type proton ATPase 116 kDa subunit a 1 isoform X5, with translation MGELFRSEEMTLAQLFLQSEAAYCCVSELGELGKVQFRDLNPDVNVFQRKFVNEVRRCEEMDRKLRFVEKEIKKANIPIMDTGENPEVPFPRDMIDLEANFEKIENELKEINTNQEALKRNFLELTELKFILRKTQQFFDEMADPDLLEESSSLLEPSEMGRGAPLRLGFVAGVISRERIPTFERMLWRVCRGNVFLRQADIESPLEDPVTGDYVHKSVFIIFFQGDQLKNRVKKICEGFRASLYPCPETPQERKEMASGVNTRIDDLQMVLNQTEDHRQRVLQAAAKSLRVWFIKVRKMKAIYHTLNLCNIDVTQKCLIAEVWCPVADLDSIQFALRRGTEHSGSTVPSILNRMQTSQTPPTYNKTNKFTSGFQNIVDAYGIGTYREINPAPYTIITFPFLFAVMFGDFGHGVLMTLIALWMVLRESRILSQKSDNEMFNMVFSGRYIILLMGLFSTYTGLIYNDCFSKALNMFGSSWSVRPMFTRGNWSDALLETTPLLQLNPAIPGVFGGPYPFGIDPIWNIASNKLAFLNSFKMKMSVILGIIHMLFGVTLSLLNHIYFRKPLNIYLGFIPEMIFMSSLFGYLVILIFYKWTAYDAHTSKDAPSLLIHFINMFLFSYSDRSIKMLYSGQKGLQCFLVVVALLCVPWMLVAKPLVLRRQYLWRKHLHPQEGQPVEAQGSTVPSEALEAAAAAPGTQNFGGIRVGNGPTEEDAEIIQHDQLSTHSEEGEERTEEEVFDFGDTVVYQAIHTIEYCLGCISNTASYLRLWALSLAHAQLSEVLWTMVIHIGLSVRSLGGGLGLFFIFAAFATLTVAILLVMEGLSAFLHALRLHWIEFQNKFYTGTGFKFLPFSFDTIREGRFDD, from the exons ATGGGGGAGCTGTTCCGCAGCGAGGAGATGACCCTGGCCCAGCTGTTCCTGCAGTCCGAGGCTGCCTACTGCTGTGTCAGCGAGCTGGGCGAGCTGGGCAAGGTCCAGTTCCGCGAC CTGAACCCCGACGTGAACGTGTTCCAGCGCAAGTTCGTGAATGAAGTGCGGAGGTGCGAGGAGATGGACAGGAAGCTCC GGTTTGTGGAGAAGGAGATCAAGAAAGCAAATATTCCAATCATGGACACGGGAGAAAACCCCGAGGTGCCCTTCCCTCGTGACATGATTGacctggag GCAAACTTTGAGAAAATTGAAAATGAGCTTAAGGAAATCAACACAAACCAGGAAGccctgaagagaaacttcttggaGCTGACAGAGCTGAAGTTCATACTGCGTAAAACCCAGCAGTTCTTCGATGAG ATGGCGGATCCAGACCTGCTGGAGGAGTCCTCTTCGCTGCTGGAGCCGAGCGAGATGGGCAGGGGAGCGCCGCTGCGCCTGGG GTTCGTGGCCGGAGTCATCTCTCGGGAGCGGATCCCCACCTTCGAGCGCATGCTGTGGCGAGTCTGCCGCGGCAACGTCTTCCTGCGGCAGGCCGACATCGAGAGCCCCCTGGAGGACCCTGTCACG gGGGACTATGTGCACAAATCAGTGTTCATCATCTTCTTCCAAGGGGACCAGCTGAAGAACAGAGTCAAGAAGATCTGTGAAGG GTTCAGAGCCTCCCTCTACCCCTGCCCAGAAACACCACAGGAGCGGAAGGAGATGGCCTCTGGTGTCAACACCAGGATTGATGATCTTCAGATG GTGCTGAACCAGACGGAGGACCACCGGCAGcgagtgctgcaggcagccgcCAAGAGCCTGCGGGTGTGGTTCATCAAAGTGCGCAAGATGAAGGCCATTTACCACACCCTGAACCTCTGCAACATCGACGTCACCCAGAAGTGCCTCATTGCCGAGGTCTGGTGCCCCGTGGCTGACCTGGACTCCATCCAGTTTGCTCTCAGGAGAGGCACT gagcacagtggATCCACAGTGCCATCCATCCTGAACAGGATGCAGACCAGTCAGACCCCCCCCACatacaacaaaaccaacaagttCACCTCCGGCTTCCAGAACATCGTCGACGCTTATGGCATCGGCACCTACCGGGAGATCAACCCAG caccctaCACCATCAtcaccttccccttcctctttgcTGTCATGTTTGGGGACTTTGGCCACGGTGTGCTGATGACTCTGATTGCTCTCtggatggtgctgagggagagcCGCATCCTCTCGCAGAAGAGCGACAACGAG aTGTTCAACATGGTGTTCAGTGGGCGCTACATCATCCTGCTGATGGGGCTCTTCTCCACCTACACCGGCCTCATCTACAACGACTGCTTCTCCAAGGCCCTCAACATGTTCGGCTCCTCCTGGAGCGTGCGGCCCATGTTCACCCGGGGCAACTGGTC AGATGCCCTGCTGGAGAccactcctctgctgcagctgaaccCTGCCATCCCAGGGGTGTTTGGGGGACCCTACCCCTTTGGCATTGACCCG ATCTGGAACATTGCCAGCAACAAGCTGGCCTTCCTCAACTCCTTCAAGATGAAGATGTCTGTGATCCTTGGCATCATCCACATGCTCTTTGGAgtcaccctgagcctcctcaacCACAT CTACTTTAGGAAGCCACTGAACATCTACCTTGGATTTATCCCAGAGATGATTTTCATGTCCTCCCTCTTTGGCTACCTGGTTATCCTCATTTTCTACAAGTGGACAGCCTATGATGCTCACACCTCAAAGgatgcccccagcctgctgatcCACTTCATCAACATGTTCCTCTTCTCCTACAGTGACCGCAGCATCAAGATGCTGTACAGCGGgcag AAAGGGCTGCAGTGTTTCCTCGTGGTGGTGGCAttgctgtgtgtgccctggaTGCTGGTAGCCAAGCCCCTGGTCCTTCGCCGTCAGTACCTGTGGAGGAAGCACTTG caCCCTCAGGAGGGGCAGCCCGTGgaggcccagggcagcacagtgCCGAGCGaggctctggaggcagcagcggCTGCGCCA GGCACCCAAAACTTTGGTGGGATCCGGGTGGGCAATGGCCCTAcggaggaggatgctgagatCATCCAACATGACCAGTTGTCCACCCATTccgaggagggggaagag CGtacagaggaggaggtg TTTGACTTTGGGGACACTGTGGTGTACCAGGCCATCCACACCATCGAGtactgcctgggctgcatctccAACACCGCGTCCTACCTGCGGCTCTGGGCGCTCAGCTTGGCGCACGCGC AGCTCTCGGAGGTGCTCTGGACCATGGTGATCCACATCGGCCTCAGCgtgaggagcctggggggaGGCCTTGGCCTCTTCTTCATCTTCGCTGCCTTCGCCACGCTGACCGTGGCCATCCTGCTGGTGATGGAAGGGCTCTCGGCCTTCCTGCACGCCCTGCGCCTGCACTG
- the ATP6V0A1 gene encoding V-type proton ATPase 116 kDa subunit a 1 isoform X6, which produces MGELFRSEEMTLAQLFLQSEAAYCCVSELGELGKVQFRDLNPDVNVFQRKFVNEVRRCEEMDRKLRFVEKEIKKANIPIMDTGENPEVPFPRDMIDLEANFEKIENELKEINTNQEALKRNFLELTELKFILRKTQQFFDEMADPDLLEESSSLLEPSEMGRGAPLRLGFVAGVISRERIPTFERMLWRVCRGNVFLRQADIESPLEDPVTGDYVHKSVFIIFFQGDQLKNRVKKICEGFRASLYPCPETPQERKEMASGVNTRIDDLQMVLNQTEDHRQRVLQAAAKSLRVWFIKVRKMKAIYHTLNLCNIDVTQKCLIAEVWCPVADLDSIQFALRRGTEHSGSTVPSILNRMQTSQTPPTYNKTNKFTSGFQNIVDAYGIGTYREINPAPYTIITFPFLFAVMFGDFGHGVLMTLIALWMVLRESRILSQKSDNEMFNMVFSGRYIILLMGLFSTYTGLIYNDCFSKALNMFGSSWSVRPMFTRGNWSDALLETTPLLQLNPAIPGVFGGPYPFGIDPIWNIASNKLAFLNSFKMKMSVILGIIHMLFGVTLSLLNHIYFRKPLNIYLGFIPEMIFMSSLFGYLVILIFYKWTAYDAHTSKDAPSLLIHFINMFLFSYSDRSIKMLYSGQKGLQCFLVVVALLCVPWMLVAKPLVLRRQYLWRKHLEGQPVEAQGSTVPSEALEAAAAAPGTQNFGGIRVGNGPTEEDAEIIQHDQLSTHSEEGEERTEEEVFDFGDTVVYQAIHTIEYCLGCISNTASYLRLWALSLAHAQLSEVLWTMVIHIGLSVRSLGGGLGLFFIFAAFATLTVAILLVMEGLSAFLHALRLHWIEFQNKFYTGTGFKFLPFSFDTIREGRFDD; this is translated from the exons ATGGGGGAGCTGTTCCGCAGCGAGGAGATGACCCTGGCCCAGCTGTTCCTGCAGTCCGAGGCTGCCTACTGCTGTGTCAGCGAGCTGGGCGAGCTGGGCAAGGTCCAGTTCCGCGAC CTGAACCCCGACGTGAACGTGTTCCAGCGCAAGTTCGTGAATGAAGTGCGGAGGTGCGAGGAGATGGACAGGAAGCTCC GGTTTGTGGAGAAGGAGATCAAGAAAGCAAATATTCCAATCATGGACACGGGAGAAAACCCCGAGGTGCCCTTCCCTCGTGACATGATTGacctggag GCAAACTTTGAGAAAATTGAAAATGAGCTTAAGGAAATCAACACAAACCAGGAAGccctgaagagaaacttcttggaGCTGACAGAGCTGAAGTTCATACTGCGTAAAACCCAGCAGTTCTTCGATGAG ATGGCGGATCCAGACCTGCTGGAGGAGTCCTCTTCGCTGCTGGAGCCGAGCGAGATGGGCAGGGGAGCGCCGCTGCGCCTGGG GTTCGTGGCCGGAGTCATCTCTCGGGAGCGGATCCCCACCTTCGAGCGCATGCTGTGGCGAGTCTGCCGCGGCAACGTCTTCCTGCGGCAGGCCGACATCGAGAGCCCCCTGGAGGACCCTGTCACG gGGGACTATGTGCACAAATCAGTGTTCATCATCTTCTTCCAAGGGGACCAGCTGAAGAACAGAGTCAAGAAGATCTGTGAAGG GTTCAGAGCCTCCCTCTACCCCTGCCCAGAAACACCACAGGAGCGGAAGGAGATGGCCTCTGGTGTCAACACCAGGATTGATGATCTTCAGATG GTGCTGAACCAGACGGAGGACCACCGGCAGcgagtgctgcaggcagccgcCAAGAGCCTGCGGGTGTGGTTCATCAAAGTGCGCAAGATGAAGGCCATTTACCACACCCTGAACCTCTGCAACATCGACGTCACCCAGAAGTGCCTCATTGCCGAGGTCTGGTGCCCCGTGGCTGACCTGGACTCCATCCAGTTTGCTCTCAGGAGAGGCACT gagcacagtggATCCACAGTGCCATCCATCCTGAACAGGATGCAGACCAGTCAGACCCCCCCCACatacaacaaaaccaacaagttCACCTCCGGCTTCCAGAACATCGTCGACGCTTATGGCATCGGCACCTACCGGGAGATCAACCCAG caccctaCACCATCAtcaccttccccttcctctttgcTGTCATGTTTGGGGACTTTGGCCACGGTGTGCTGATGACTCTGATTGCTCTCtggatggtgctgagggagagcCGCATCCTCTCGCAGAAGAGCGACAACGAG aTGTTCAACATGGTGTTCAGTGGGCGCTACATCATCCTGCTGATGGGGCTCTTCTCCACCTACACCGGCCTCATCTACAACGACTGCTTCTCCAAGGCCCTCAACATGTTCGGCTCCTCCTGGAGCGTGCGGCCCATGTTCACCCGGGGCAACTGGTC AGATGCCCTGCTGGAGAccactcctctgctgcagctgaaccCTGCCATCCCAGGGGTGTTTGGGGGACCCTACCCCTTTGGCATTGACCCG ATCTGGAACATTGCCAGCAACAAGCTGGCCTTCCTCAACTCCTTCAAGATGAAGATGTCTGTGATCCTTGGCATCATCCACATGCTCTTTGGAgtcaccctgagcctcctcaacCACAT CTACTTTAGGAAGCCACTGAACATCTACCTTGGATTTATCCCAGAGATGATTTTCATGTCCTCCCTCTTTGGCTACCTGGTTATCCTCATTTTCTACAAGTGGACAGCCTATGATGCTCACACCTCAAAGgatgcccccagcctgctgatcCACTTCATCAACATGTTCCTCTTCTCCTACAGTGACCGCAGCATCAAGATGCTGTACAGCGGgcag AAAGGGCTGCAGTGTTTCCTCGTGGTGGTGGCAttgctgtgtgtgccctggaTGCTGGTAGCCAAGCCCCTGGTCCTTCGCCGTCAGTACCTGTGGAGGAAGCACTTG GAGGGGCAGCCCGTGgaggcccagggcagcacagtgCCGAGCGaggctctggaggcagcagcggCTGCGCCA GGCACCCAAAACTTTGGTGGGATCCGGGTGGGCAATGGCCCTAcggaggaggatgctgagatCATCCAACATGACCAGTTGTCCACCCATTccgaggagggggaagag CGtacagaggaggaggtg TTTGACTTTGGGGACACTGTGGTGTACCAGGCCATCCACACCATCGAGtactgcctgggctgcatctccAACACCGCGTCCTACCTGCGGCTCTGGGCGCTCAGCTTGGCGCACGCGC AGCTCTCGGAGGTGCTCTGGACCATGGTGATCCACATCGGCCTCAGCgtgaggagcctggggggaGGCCTTGGCCTCTTCTTCATCTTCGCTGCCTTCGCCACGCTGACCGTGGCCATCCTGCTGGTGATGGAAGGGCTCTCGGCCTTCCTGCACGCCCTGCGCCTGCACTG
- the ATP6V0A1 gene encoding V-type proton ATPase 116 kDa subunit a 1 isoform X4, translating into MGELFRSEEMTLAQLFLQSEAAYCCVSELGELGKVQFRDLNPDVNVFQRKFVNEVRRCEEMDRKLRFVEKEIKKANIPIMDTGENPEVPFPRDMIDLEANFEKIENELKEINTNQEALKRNFLELTELKFILRKTQQFFDEQMADPDLLEESSSLLEPSEMGRGAPLRLGFVAGVISRERIPTFERMLWRVCRGNVFLRQADIESPLEDPVTGDYVHKSVFIIFFQGDQLKNRVKKICEGFRASLYPCPETPQERKEMASGVNTRIDDLQMVLNQTEDHRQRVLQAAAKSLRVWFIKVRKMKAIYHTLNLCNIDVTQKCLIAEVWCPVADLDSIQFALRRGTEHSGSTVPSILNRMQTSQTPPTYNKTNKFTSGFQNIVDAYGIGTYREINPAPYTIITFPFLFAVMFGDFGHGVLMTLIALWMVLRESRILSQKSDNEMFNMVFSGRYIILLMGLFSTYTGLIYNDCFSKALNMFGSSWSVRPMFTRGNWSDALLETTPLLQLNPAIPGVFGGPYPFGIDPIWNIASNKLAFLNSFKMKMSVILGIIHMLFGVTLSLLNHIYFRKPLNIYLGFIPEMIFMSSLFGYLVILIFYKWTAYDAHTSKDAPSLLIHFINMFLFSYSDRSIKMLYSGQKGLQCFLVVVALLCVPWMLVAKPLVLRRQYLWRKHLHPQEGQPVEAQGSTVPSEALEAAAAAPGTQNFGGIRVGNGPTEEDAEIIQHDQLSTHSEEGEERTEEEVFDFGDTVVYQAIHTIEYCLGCISNTASYLRLWALSLAHAQLSEVLWTMVIHIGLSVRSLGGGLGLFFIFAAFATLTVAILLVMEGLSAFLHALRLHWIEFQNKFYTGTGFKFLPFSFDTIREGRFDD; encoded by the exons ATGGGGGAGCTGTTCCGCAGCGAGGAGATGACCCTGGCCCAGCTGTTCCTGCAGTCCGAGGCTGCCTACTGCTGTGTCAGCGAGCTGGGCGAGCTGGGCAAGGTCCAGTTCCGCGAC CTGAACCCCGACGTGAACGTGTTCCAGCGCAAGTTCGTGAATGAAGTGCGGAGGTGCGAGGAGATGGACAGGAAGCTCC GGTTTGTGGAGAAGGAGATCAAGAAAGCAAATATTCCAATCATGGACACGGGAGAAAACCCCGAGGTGCCCTTCCCTCGTGACATGATTGacctggag GCAAACTTTGAGAAAATTGAAAATGAGCTTAAGGAAATCAACACAAACCAGGAAGccctgaagagaaacttcttggaGCTGACAGAGCTGAAGTTCATACTGCGTAAAACCCAGCAGTTCTTCGATGAG CAGATGGCGGATCCAGACCTGCTGGAGGAGTCCTCTTCGCTGCTGGAGCCGAGCGAGATGGGCAGGGGAGCGCCGCTGCGCCTGGG GTTCGTGGCCGGAGTCATCTCTCGGGAGCGGATCCCCACCTTCGAGCGCATGCTGTGGCGAGTCTGCCGCGGCAACGTCTTCCTGCGGCAGGCCGACATCGAGAGCCCCCTGGAGGACCCTGTCACG gGGGACTATGTGCACAAATCAGTGTTCATCATCTTCTTCCAAGGGGACCAGCTGAAGAACAGAGTCAAGAAGATCTGTGAAGG GTTCAGAGCCTCCCTCTACCCCTGCCCAGAAACACCACAGGAGCGGAAGGAGATGGCCTCTGGTGTCAACACCAGGATTGATGATCTTCAGATG GTGCTGAACCAGACGGAGGACCACCGGCAGcgagtgctgcaggcagccgcCAAGAGCCTGCGGGTGTGGTTCATCAAAGTGCGCAAGATGAAGGCCATTTACCACACCCTGAACCTCTGCAACATCGACGTCACCCAGAAGTGCCTCATTGCCGAGGTCTGGTGCCCCGTGGCTGACCTGGACTCCATCCAGTTTGCTCTCAGGAGAGGCACT gagcacagtggATCCACAGTGCCATCCATCCTGAACAGGATGCAGACCAGTCAGACCCCCCCCACatacaacaaaaccaacaagttCACCTCCGGCTTCCAGAACATCGTCGACGCTTATGGCATCGGCACCTACCGGGAGATCAACCCAG caccctaCACCATCAtcaccttccccttcctctttgcTGTCATGTTTGGGGACTTTGGCCACGGTGTGCTGATGACTCTGATTGCTCTCtggatggtgctgagggagagcCGCATCCTCTCGCAGAAGAGCGACAACGAG aTGTTCAACATGGTGTTCAGTGGGCGCTACATCATCCTGCTGATGGGGCTCTTCTCCACCTACACCGGCCTCATCTACAACGACTGCTTCTCCAAGGCCCTCAACATGTTCGGCTCCTCCTGGAGCGTGCGGCCCATGTTCACCCGGGGCAACTGGTC AGATGCCCTGCTGGAGAccactcctctgctgcagctgaaccCTGCCATCCCAGGGGTGTTTGGGGGACCCTACCCCTTTGGCATTGACCCG ATCTGGAACATTGCCAGCAACAAGCTGGCCTTCCTCAACTCCTTCAAGATGAAGATGTCTGTGATCCTTGGCATCATCCACATGCTCTTTGGAgtcaccctgagcctcctcaacCACAT CTACTTTAGGAAGCCACTGAACATCTACCTTGGATTTATCCCAGAGATGATTTTCATGTCCTCCCTCTTTGGCTACCTGGTTATCCTCATTTTCTACAAGTGGACAGCCTATGATGCTCACACCTCAAAGgatgcccccagcctgctgatcCACTTCATCAACATGTTCCTCTTCTCCTACAGTGACCGCAGCATCAAGATGCTGTACAGCGGgcag AAAGGGCTGCAGTGTTTCCTCGTGGTGGTGGCAttgctgtgtgtgccctggaTGCTGGTAGCCAAGCCCCTGGTCCTTCGCCGTCAGTACCTGTGGAGGAAGCACTTG caCCCTCAGGAGGGGCAGCCCGTGgaggcccagggcagcacagtgCCGAGCGaggctctggaggcagcagcggCTGCGCCA GGCACCCAAAACTTTGGTGGGATCCGGGTGGGCAATGGCCCTAcggaggaggatgctgagatCATCCAACATGACCAGTTGTCCACCCATTccgaggagggggaagag CGtacagaggaggaggtg TTTGACTTTGGGGACACTGTGGTGTACCAGGCCATCCACACCATCGAGtactgcctgggctgcatctccAACACCGCGTCCTACCTGCGGCTCTGGGCGCTCAGCTTGGCGCACGCGC AGCTCTCGGAGGTGCTCTGGACCATGGTGATCCACATCGGCCTCAGCgtgaggagcctggggggaGGCCTTGGCCTCTTCTTCATCTTCGCTGCCTTCGCCACGCTGACCGTGGCCATCCTGCTGGTGATGGAAGGGCTCTCGGCCTTCCTGCACGCCCTGCGCCTGCACTG